In Kaistella sp. 97-N-M2, the sequence TGTAATCAACGATGCCTCTGATTTTTTTTCCAGATAAAAAGTCAACATCTGCTTCCTCCTCAAATTTGTACTCTTGATAATTAGGTTCAATAATAAGTGCCAATTTATGATTATAAAAAGCAAATATATATTCAAATTCTAATCCTACCGAGAATTTCGTGTTTGTCTCTGATTCAAGGGGTTTCGGAAGATTTGTAATGTCCAGTTTTACAGAAGCAAAATTGACCCGAGGGCGAATATTTAAGTTGAAATCTCCCTTTTTTATTTTAGTAATTACTTGGGTGTTGTTAGGATTAATGCACTGATTATATTTGAGGAAAAGTTTCTCCAAATCCCGTGTCACGTAATCGGCGTTGTCGATATCTGAACTTGTGATAGTTGAGCAATGTAAACTATTTTTAAGTTGTGTCTTGTAATTGGTATTATATGAAATTCTCTCTGGCTCCAGCTCTTCACGGTGCTTTAAAAAAACTTTGTATTCTAATTGCTTAATAGGTTCATCTTTTATCTGATAAAAAAATCTAGTCAGAGTTCCCTCAGTATATCGATATAAAACTGCTTCGCCACTTACAATTTCCTGTAAAAACAAAGTTTCTTCGTTAGAGGAAAGCGTACTGTAGGTACTAAGCTGATTAATATTTCGGGAAGATCGGTCAATTTGTACATCGGCCCGAACAAATTTCACTTCTGAGGGGATTTCAAATAATTTTACATTCTTAATGAGTCCTGTCTCACTTTCT encodes:
- a CDS encoding outer membrane beta-barrel protein; amino-acid sequence: MNKTLLFFAILTSMIVFSQNNFEKGYFINNSDVKTECFIRNMGWKSNPTSFEYKLDLNSESETGLIKNVKLFEIPSEVKFVRADVQIDRSSRNINQLSTYSTLSSNEETLFLQEIVSGEAVLYRYTEGTLTRFFYQIKDEPIKQLEYKVFLKHREELEPERISYNTNYKTQLKNSLHCSTITSSDIDNADYVTRDLEKLFLKYNQCINPNNTQVITKIKKGDFNLNIRPRVNFASVKLDITNLPKPLESETNTKFSVGLEFEYIFAFYNHKLALIIEPNYQEYKFEEEADVDFLSGKKIRGIVDYKTIEIPVGLRYYMFLNEQSKLFINASAVFDGVMNSKVEFVRADGSIFKSDKIRMTKPNIALGVGYNYNKKYAIEARYFSPRDLSVETFGSKNTYQNFSLILSYNLF